Below is a genomic region from Chitinophagaceae bacterium.
GATAATTATAATCTACTTTATTTCCTATACTGATAAAAGCCTCATCCCATACACATACATAGAATGTTTTTGCCTCCATTGTAGGTTTATTGAGAGGAATATTACCATATATTCTGTACCGAATGCGGAACTGAACATTAGAATACCCCAAATAAGTACTATCTGCATTGCTGTGGTCTTGAATAAAACGTTCCTCAAGCCGTAATCTATGATTGATAGATATTCGGGAGGCAGTATGTTTATAAAAAATTTGTTGCCAAATTCTTATTTCATTGTTGATAAACTTTGTGGGTTGTTTTCCATATTTATAATTTACAAAATAGCCCATTCCAAAAGGAACTACAGAGAGAGCATTACTCACATACATATCCAACCCCAATCTATAATATTGCTGTTGATTTTGAAAACCTATCATACGCTGTTGCGCATCGCCTGTGAGTCCAAAGAGAGGATGCAGTTTTATATTTGTATTAAAAGAAAACCAATAGAGGGGTTGGATAACGCTTTGTGCATTCCCTGAAAAGGAAAGTATACCAAAGCAAACAAAAAGATTTTTTTTTTTGAGCATAAAAATATGTGTAATTGAGGTATTTTGTATGTGATAAGGTGACAATAGATAAAAAAATAAGTAACTATGTATACCGTATAAAAAATTGTTATAAACAAAATAATACATAATGTACGTAGTATCTCAAAAAACTCCTAAAACCTTGAGTAGTAAATGGGTTCAATATATTATTAATACATGAATATATTGTGTTTTCGTATATATTAGATAAAAAACATTAATTATTCATTATAAAGTATAATGTATGCAACAAAGATGTGAGTCACAATGTAGTTTATATACACTTATACACTATCTATTGATGTGATTAAAATATCTAAAAAAGTAGACACGGAATATCTGTAATATATAAAGTTTATTATATAATTATCAATATATTTTAAAAACGAAAATAATTTAGGTAAAAAAATTATCTCCTTTAATATAAATATTTATTATACTTTACAATAATAACAAAACACATCATATATTTATCTTATGTCTTATACTATTGGTATTACAGGGGGGAGTGGTTCGGGGAAGACGAGTTTTTTAAATAAACTATTAGAGCATTTTACAGAAAAAGAAATATGTTTGGTTTCATTAGACAACTACTATAAGCTACGTGAGGAGCAACCTTTGGATGAAAAGGGGGTGAAAAATTTTGATACTCCCGAGGGAATAGATTTTTCTCAATTACAATATGATTTAAAGGAACTGATGAAAGGCAATGTGGTATCCAAAAAAGAATATACCTTTAATAACCCAAATAAAGTTCCAAAAGTATTGACTTTTACTCCTGCTCCTATCATTATTGTGGAGGGTTTTTTTATTTTTTATAAGCAAGAAATAGAAGAGTGCATAGAACTCAAGATATTTATGGATGCCCGCCCCGATATTATGCTGAAGAGAAGAATAACCCGTGATGCTGTGGAGCGAGGCTATGATTTAGATGACGTTTTATATAGATACGAAAACCACGTCATACCTACTTATGAGAAATACATTAAGCCTCTCAAAAAAAAGGCGGATATTATTATTCCTAACCATACTTCTTTTGACAAACCTCTTGCTATCCTTTCGGCATTTATTCGTGAATTATTAAAAAAAAAGTGATGAAGCAATACTTGATTCCCATTTCCAAGGAAGAGGTTTTAGAAGAAATAAAAACAAATGGTTTTTTGAGATTATCTCTGAAAGAAATCCCGATTGCCGTTACATATTTTGAAAATACTTTTTATGCTTTTGATGATAGATGTCCGCATTTGGGATTTTTTTTGAGCAGGGGACATATAAACCCGCAGGGACAGGTGGTTTGCCCTCTCCATTCTTATAGATATAATCTCAAAAATGGAGAAGAGTGTATGCTTCGTGGAAAAAACCTCGTCTTTTTCTCTACAATAGAAACCGAAACAGAACTCTTTATTCAAATGCTCTAATAATACATATTCACCAATGCCAATAGTTTATATAAAAAAAATATACCCCAACTCCATACTTGGTATCTGGAAGATAGATGAAACCGAAGAAGCAATGCAACTACTCTCCCCTCAAAATTTTTCGGAAATATTTCCTTCTAAAAAGATAACCCATCCTCAAAGATTATTAGAATACCTCTCTGTTCGCATATTATTGCTCACATTATGTGATTCTATGGGGCTATTTGTTTCCAAATTTTATGAAGATCCCAAAGGAAAATTACACCATTTGGGGTCGACCTTTGAATTTTCGTTCTCGCATTCTTTTCCTTTTGCTTCTGTTCTTGTTTCCAATAGAAAAGTGGGAATAGATATAGAAAAACCTTCTGCTCAAATTCTTAAAATAAAAGATAGATTTCTTTCTGTGGCAGAGCAAGGAATATTTTCTGATAGTGAGGAAGCGTTGTGTATCGCATGGACAGCAAAAGAAGCACTTTATAAAATGTTAGAAGAGGATTGTTCTTTTCTCACTGATTTACAGATTATTTCTTATGATGCAAAAAAAAAATATATCCGAGCAAGGTTTCCCTTCCAAAATAGAGAGGCGCTTGTTCGTTTCTTTAGGTTTGAAAATGTGTATGTTACCTATACATTAGGTAATTAATTATAAAATTATTGATACGTCCATGTGAGCTGAACAGATATATTTCTCCCTATTTCATCTGCAAAATAACGAAATCTATTAAGATACTCTCGGTAAGATGTATTAAAAATATTATTTGCTTGGAATGAAACCTTGAAATAGTTTTTTCTCCACAAAAAATCAAAGCTCCCTTCCATATCAAACATATCGTATCCATTGGGTGGAGGTAAATAATCCTGATTTTCGGGAACTCTGTCTTGAGTTCTTATTTTTTTATACTTTATCCCTACCATTATTTTCTTATCTTTAGGTATTTTCCACGAATAAAAAAGAGAGTTTGTAAACCTATCAGCAGGAATATAAATGAGGTAATCATTTTGAGTGATGTCCATTGCTCTTATAAGTGATGCAGTAAATTTATATTCTAAGGGAGGAATTATTTTTACCGATCCTAAAAAGTCCAAACCACTCAAAAAAGCATCTGTTTGTTGGTAATGAAACACGGGGAATACTCCTCTGATGGTATAACGAAACTCTTTTTGGGGTTGTAGATATATATAATTTTGTATGTTCTGTACAAACACGTTTATATCGAATAACCAATCATTATGAGAGAATACAATCTGATTTGTCCATGTCCAAGATCTTTCTGCCTTTAATTTTTTATCCCCTTCTTCAATTCCTGCGGCGCCATGGTGAAGCCCCTGACTAAATAATTCATTTACATTAGGAGGTCGCCAACCACTGGAAATATGAGAACGAATATCCCAATACTTTGTGAGATGAACAGATCCTCCTAAAATAGCGGATATGTTTTGATACTGAAACTGGGGTGTGACAAGTTTTCCACTATCGAAAGTAAATACTTTTATGTTCTTCATATCGTATCTGCATCCAAGTTCTAGAGTAATTTTTTTTTGAAAAGAATACTTTTCTAAGAGAAAAAAACCAAAAGTAGCCGCATCATAATTAGGGACTAAGGGAATAATACCTGTTCCTGGTGTATTTGTATTCTGTTGAAAAATGGCAGATATACCTGCTTCTCCACGAATATTATGCAAAAGTGTATGTTCATAAGCTACATCAACAGAATGGGTATTCAAGACGAGGTCAAGCGAGGGTTTATCTGTATATTTGGTTCTACGAATGTCAAATTCCTGCCTCATATTATTTTGAAATCCATAGACAAAAAGCATTTTTCCGTACAAAATATCTTTTATTTCCACATTCCATTTGAATACATTGTGGGAAACGTACTGTTTAGGATTATCAATAGTATAAGAAAAATCTTTTATAATGA
It encodes:
- a CDS encoding 4'-phosphopantetheinyl transferase superfamily protein; protein product: MPIVYIKKIYPNSILGIWKIDETEEAMQLLSPQNFSEIFPSKKITHPQRLLEYLSVRILLLTLCDSMGLFVSKFYEDPKGKLHHLGSTFEFSFSHSFPFASVLVSNRKVGIDIEKPSAQILKIKDRFLSVAEQGIFSDSEEALCIAWTAKEALYKMLEEDCSFLTDLQIISYDAKKKYIRARFPFQNREALVRFFRFENVYVTYTLGN
- a CDS encoding Rieske (2Fe-2S) protein, which codes for MKQYLIPISKEEVLEEIKTNGFLRLSLKEIPIAVTYFENTFYAFDDRCPHLGFFLSRGHINPQGQVVCPLHSYRYNLKNGEECMLRGKNLVFFSTIETETELFIQML
- the udk gene encoding uridine kinase: MSYTIGITGGSGSGKTSFLNKLLEHFTEKEICLVSLDNYYKLREEQPLDEKGVKNFDTPEGIDFSQLQYDLKELMKGNVVSKKEYTFNNPNKVPKVLTFTPAPIIIVEGFFIFYKQEIEECIELKIFMDARPDIMLKRRITRDAVERGYDLDDVLYRYENHVIPTYEKYIKPLKKKADIIIPNHTSFDKPLAILSAFIRELLKKK
- a CDS encoding DUF2490 domain-containing protein, with the protein product MLKKKNLFVCFGILSFSGNAQSVIQPLYWFSFNTNIKLHPLFGLTGDAQQRMIGFQNQQQYYRLGLDMYVSNALSVVPFGMGYFVNYKYGKQPTKFINNEIRIWQQIFYKHTASRISINHRLRLEERFIQDHSNADSTYLGYSNVQFRIRYRIYGNIPLNKPTMEAKTFYVCVWDEAFISIGNKVDYNYPDQNRIFVGTGYQFTKDFSIQVGVLHQLLIKQPAGTLAEHNTGALLQINYNVNLNKKE
- a CDS encoding TonB-dependent receptor, translated to MRTHKKTHNTFYAIFVMLFLQVFVSFAQPCSFDIQGKIITKHTQSAIPFATVWIEELKRGEVTDEKGIFRFQNICKKNYTLEIQHIGYQNFTMTLHSLEKNEFIIELDEGTLLLQEIDVDETYKKTESSQAFSLLKQKGIENNFSKNLANILQDIPGMSVLQTGPGISKPIVNGLYGSRVLIINNGIRQEGQQWGNDHAPEIDPNTAQNISVIKGASGVKYGAEAMGGIIIIEPSPIPYNHKDIHTKTLVSGSSNGRMVAFNGALEGGNIANKNIGWKLQSSYKKGGDFHSPKYMLTNTGVEELNASGALGIDKKKWKSDVFYSRFQTTLGILASAHIGNLTDLQKALSSSEPFIIKDFSYTIDNPKQYVSHNVFKWNVEIKDILYGKMLFVYGFQNNMRQEFDIRRTKYTDKPSLDLVLNTHSVDVAYEHTLLHNIRGEAGISAIFQQNTNTPGTGIIPLVPNYDAATFGFFLLEKYSFQKKITLELGCRYDMKNIKVFTFDSGKLVTPQFQYQNISAILGGSVHLTKYWDIRSHISSGWRPPNVNELFSQGLHHGAAGIEEGDKKLKAERSWTWTNQIVFSHNDWLFDINVFVQNIQNYIYLQPQKEFRYTIRGVFPVFHYQQTDAFLSGLDFLGSVKIIPPLEYKFTASLIRAMDITQNDYLIYIPADRFTNSLFYSWKIPKDKKIMVGIKYKKIRTQDRVPENQDYLPPPNGYDMFDMEGSFDFLWRKNYFKVSFQANNIFNTSYREYLNRFRYFADEIGRNISVQLTWTYQ